One Helicoverpa zea isolate HzStark_Cry1AcR chromosome 20, ilHelZeax1.1, whole genome shotgun sequence genomic region harbors:
- the LOC124640187 gene encoding sodium channel protein Nach-like: MRTVDPELWCRSLKRPCMQEARRSRFGQRVHVGIEARLRQSLRDAVTEFWTNCSLAAAKYYNIDKHQTWPHIPYVFLLLFSMAVGWTLLSDNHVTYNDRPPLTVSRQPDDTSVGSHSFPAVALCSNSIISKAALRNYSAYLYTHPKNNQYGYRRSAIEHNLLDWGALQTLVLPPLDVNFDKFIADVEHHLNVTDIMLRLSGNCSEILQRCSWRGKLADCGSLFATRLTALGFCCVFNSRYQPIDEHRAPFMLDLIGQDYGLGVVVKETRDDFAYVRRPAYGMELLLFQGDEFPLLESGDVRMFPVPRNASLFFNIRTFSQFPAEEIAYYPDERRGCRLERGGMSWCLAQCRRDTAAALCGCVPFTLQPQAQHHDAPTCTVNELNCLNKHKEKFMYLFPGEDAGPELSQELQDAMDCSHCRVQCTRHQHSASISYSFYTAKARIFRNFLTENLPLVNSTTIRLFYSVVHQPWYKVEPQARWYELFVKQGTQWVVVTGVSLLTYSELLFHLTIRWVHHFRRRTRLANNARLLAPSR; encoded by the exons ATGAGGACAGTGGATCCGGAGCTGTGGTGTCGCTCGCTGAAGAGGCCGTGCATGCAGGAGGCGCGGCGCTCGCGCTTCGGGCAGCGCGTGCACGTTGGCATCGAGGCTCGTCTGCGCCAGAGCTTGCGGGATGCTGTCACCGAGTTCTGGACCAACTGCTCCCTCGCCGCCGCCAAGTATTACAACATCGACAAACACCAGACATGGCCACA catTCCGTACGTATTCTTGCTGCTATTCTCGATGGCGGTGGGCTGGACGCTGTTGTCGGACAACCACGTGACGTACAACGACCGGCCGCCGCTGACGGTCAGCCGGCAGCCGGACGACACGTCCGTCGGCTCGCACAGCTTCCCCGCCGTGGCACTCTGCAGCAACAGCATCATCAGCAAGGCCGCGCTGCGCAACTACTCCGCCTACTTATACAC CCACCCTAAGAACAATCAGTACGGCTACCGGCGGAGTGCGATCGAGCACAACCTGCTGGACTGGGGCGCGCTGCAGACGCTGGTGCTGCCGCCGCTCGACGTCAACTTCGACAAGTTCATCGCCGACGTCGAGCACCACCTCAACGTTACCGATATCATGCTCCGG TTGTCTGGGAACTGCTCGGAGATCCTGCAACGTTGCAGTTGGCGAGGCAAGTTGGCAGACTGCGGCAGTTTGTTCGCGACCAGGCTAACCGCATTAGGATTCTGCTGCGTCTTTAACTCTAGATACCA ACCCATAGACGAGCACCGAGCACCCTTTATGTTAGACCTGATAGGCCAGGACTACGGCCTGGGCGTGGTCGTGAAGGAGACACGAGACGACTTCGCCTATGTACGCCGACCCGCTTACGGCATGGAG TTGCTGTTGTTCCAGGGAGACGAGTTCCCGCTGCTGGAGAGCGGCGACGTGCGGATGTTTCCCGTGCCGCGCAACGCGTCGCTCTTCTTCAACATCCGCACCTTCTCGCAGTTCCCCGCCGAGGAGATCGCGTACTATCCTGATGAAAGA CGCGGCTGCCGACTGGAGCGCGGCGGCATGTCGTGGTGCCTGGCGCAGTGCCGGCGCGACACGGCGGCGGCGCTGTGCGGCTGCGTGCCCTTCACGCTGCAGCCGCAGGCGCAGCACCACGACGCGCCCACCTGCACCGTCAACGAGCTCAACTGTCTTAACAAACACAAGG AGAAGTTCATGTACCTGTTCCCTGGCGAGGACGCGGGCCCGGAGCTGAGCCAGGAGCTGCAGGACGCCATGGACTGCTCGCACTGCCGGGTGCAGTGCACGCGCCACCAGCACTCCGCCAGCATCTCCTACTCCTTCTACACCGCCAAAGCGCGCATCTTCCGCAATTTCCTCAC CGAGAACCTGCCCCTGGTGAACTCGACAACGATCCGTCTGTTCTACAGCGTCGTGCACCAGCCCTGGTACAAGGTGGAGCCCCAGGCGCGCTGGTATGAACTCTTCG TGAAACAAGGTACGCAGTGGGTGGTGGTGACGGGCGTGTCGCTGCTCACGTACTCCGAGCTGCTGTTCCACCTGACCATCAGATGGGTGCACCACTTCAGGCGCCGCACCAGGCTCGCCAACAACGCGCGACTACTGGCGCCATCTAGGTAG
- the LOC124640163 gene encoding uncharacterized protein LOC124640163, producing MVSAVAVCCLLVALVTRATTSPVPLQPLQADSHPLGLVSELSSRLGAHPARLQDARLPLPSPQDLDAIRKVAQILVMLGQQVIPAIIGEPPLPPAPCEPAGGGGEVPNDPVSVNDRQA from the exons ATGGTGTCTGCTGTGGCGGTGTGCTGCCTGCTCGTCGCGCTGGTGACGCGCGCGACCACCAGCCCCGTG CCCCTGCAGCCTCTACAAGCGGACTCGCACCCGCTGGGCCTGGTGTCGGAGCTGAGCTCGCGGCTGGGCGCTCACCCGGCGCGGCTGCAGGACGCTCGCCTGCCGCTGCCCTCACCACAGGACCTGGACGCCATCCGCAAGGTGGCGCAGATCCTCGTCATGCTTGGACAACAG GTGATCCCGGCGATCATAGGCGAGCCCCCGCTGCCCCCCGCGCCGTGCGAGCCGGCGGGCGGCGGGGGGGAGGTGCCCAACGACCCCGTCAGCGTCAACGACAGGCAGGCTTAG
- the LOC124640457 gene encoding probable phospholipase A1 magnifin: MIALEISGIVRQILYLIGRTFLLFASQATCSAGLMHFLSNAPSCYRRVDVCACVREFRTRAHVRPVLGVDLLKWVSQSVRGSVSRHRGRCSQFITKSCVSAGAVVGMRRAHSAAGLAALALLVAATAAPGSTPAPDALSVLGAILPPFVSQRFDELVKAASATCEVLPQQLLFSRTSLEAAQTPLLKYSRGRRRAVTVVGALRPRRAGDALVLYVPGWWNTPSDPSSRAILEALLTRHAAVHMLDTRLSFCRGYVASVSNVMPLSHLLYSFIKGLHKSGYPVSSIHIIGFSLGAHVAGLTGKLVRKKLNATLGRITALDPARPCFARTEFRLDKRDAQFVQVVHSSSGVLGLEEPVGHADVYVNGVSSKQPECRDRSISLECDHAQAWKLYSASVTDEASLTGRRCASWDELMQGRCSGEEAVLGYSCSDTQHGMFLYKSKDTLDAKPREVQAFNPFNILRWPFNTWRSNNNEKL, from the exons ATGATTGCTCTAGAAATTAGTGGTATAGTTAGGCAAATATTATATCTCATTGgaagaacatttttattatttgcctCGCAAGCGACGTGCTCAGCTGGTCTCATGCATTTTCTTTCCAATGCACCGTCGTGCTATCGTCGCGTAGATGTGTgcgcgtgtgtgcgtgagttCCGCACACGAGCACATGTCCGGCCGGTATTAGGAGTGGATCTTCTAAAGTGGGTGTCACAGTCGGTCCGAGGTTCAGTATCAAGGCACCGCGGCCGATGCTCGCAGTTTATAACTAAGAGTTGCGTCAGCGCGGGCGCAGTGGTGGGCATGCGACGCGCGCACTCGGCAGCAGGTCTCGCGGCGCTCGCGCTGCTGGTGGCGGCGACTGCGGCGCCGGGCAGCACCCCCGCGCCCGACGCGCTCTCCGTGCTGGGCGCCATCCTGCCGCCCTTCGTCAGCCAGCGCTTCGACGAGCTGGTGAAGGCAGCCTCCGCCACCT GTGAGGTGCTCCCGCAGCAGCTGCTGTTCTCGCGCACGTCGCTGGAGGCGGCGCAGACGCCGCTGCTGAAGTACtcgcgcgggcggcggcgcgccgTGACAGTGGTGGGCGCGCTGCGGCCACGCCGCGCCGGCGACGCGCTCGTGCTGTACGTGCCGGGCTGGTGGAACACGCCCAGCGACCCCTCCTCGCGCGCCATCCTCGAGGCGCTGCTCACGCGCCACGCCGCCGTGCACATGCTCGACACGCGCCTCTCCTTCTGCCGCGGCTACGTCGCCTCCGTCTCCAACGTTATGCCGCTCTCGCACTTACTATACAGCTTCATCAAAGGTCTGCACAAATCGGGCTACCCCGTGTCCTCAATACATATCATAGGGTTCAGTTTGGGCGCACACGTCGCCGGCCTTACCGGAAAACTGGTGAGGAAGAAACTGAACGCCACATTGGGGCGTATCACTGCGCTGGACCCGGCGCGGCCGTGCTTCGCGCGCACGGAGTTCCGACTGGACAAGCGCGACGCGCAGTTCGTGCAGGTGGTGCACTCCAGCAGCGGCGTGCTCGGGCTCGAGGAGCCGGTGGGGCACGCCGACGTGTACGTGAACGGCGTGAGCAGTAAGCAGCCCGAGTGCCGCGACCGCAGCATCAGCCTCGAGTGCGACCACGCGCAGGCCTGGAAGCTGTACTCGGCGTCGGTGACGGACGAAGCCTCGCTGACTGGTCGCCGCTGCGCCTCTTGGGACGAGCTGATGCAGGGCCGGTGCAGCGGCGAGGAGGCCGTGCTCGGCTACTCGTGCAGCGACACACAGCACGGCATGTTCCTCTATAAGTCGAAGGATACACTCGACGCCAAGCCGAGAGAAGTGCAAGCCTTCAACCCTTTTAACATACTGAGATGGCCGTTCAACACTTGGCGAAGTAATAATAACGAGAAACTATAA